One segment of Nocardioides sp. QY071 DNA contains the following:
- a CDS encoding acetoacetate--CoA ligase, with the protein MSDIVWAPSLSDIEDAAITRFAEYVGRPGSYDDLWRWSVDDVAAFWSAVVDHFGIHFHDLPSEALADRSMPGAVWFPGATLNYAQHVFTGKDDSALALQHASEIRPLGRWTWADLRRETARIRAGLQALGVGQGDVVAAYLPNIPETVAALLATASLGAVWSSAAPEFGIRAVTDRFAQIEPTVLLAVDGYRYGAKDFASDDHVAAIARELGVRTVRFGYLDGTGWADGFLGPVDALLDFVAVPFEHPLWVLFSSGTTGPPKPIVHSQGGVLLEMVKHHHLHWDARPDDRLFWFTTTGWMMWNFLVSALLTEASIVLYDGNPATPSLDRLWDLAVETGMTSFGTSPAFLAACQKAGIEPAEGRDLSRLRSIGASGSPLAPESYSWVYEHVGKRIWLFSTSGGTDVTSALLAGVPTLPVYRGELQARALGVKVEAWDDAGRSVIGEVGELVVTEPMPSMPVSLWGDPDGARLRATYFEYFAGVWRHGDWITITERGTAIITGRSDSTINRGGVRMGTSEVYRAVLSEYDVLDALVVDLPRAGAENHMRLFVVLRPGATLDAELTRRIRHRIREDCSPRHVPDVVQEVREIPRTLSGKVLEVPVKRILMGEPIERAASRDSLANPAALDEFVAMAPAP; encoded by the coding sequence ATGAGCGACATCGTCTGGGCACCCTCGCTGAGCGACATCGAGGACGCCGCCATCACCCGCTTCGCCGAGTACGTCGGCCGACCAGGCTCCTACGACGACCTGTGGCGCTGGTCGGTCGACGATGTCGCGGCCTTCTGGAGCGCCGTGGTGGACCACTTCGGCATCCACTTCCACGACCTGCCCAGTGAGGCACTCGCCGACAGGTCGATGCCGGGCGCCGTCTGGTTCCCGGGAGCGACCCTCAACTACGCGCAGCACGTGTTCACCGGCAAGGACGACAGTGCGCTCGCGCTGCAGCACGCCTCCGAGATCCGGCCGCTCGGCCGATGGACGTGGGCGGACCTGAGGCGCGAGACCGCCCGCATCCGGGCTGGGCTCCAGGCGCTCGGCGTCGGTCAGGGCGATGTCGTGGCGGCGTACCTTCCCAACATCCCCGAGACCGTGGCCGCCCTCCTCGCGACGGCATCCCTGGGAGCCGTCTGGTCGAGCGCGGCCCCCGAGTTCGGGATCCGCGCAGTCACCGACCGGTTCGCCCAGATCGAGCCCACGGTCCTGCTCGCCGTCGACGGGTACCGCTACGGGGCCAAGGACTTCGCCAGCGATGACCACGTCGCGGCCATCGCCCGAGAGCTCGGTGTCCGGACCGTCCGTTTCGGCTACCTCGACGGCACCGGGTGGGCCGACGGGTTCCTCGGACCCGTGGACGCGCTCCTCGACTTCGTCGCGGTGCCCTTCGAGCACCCCCTGTGGGTGCTCTTCAGCTCGGGCACGACGGGCCCGCCCAAGCCCATCGTGCACAGCCAGGGCGGCGTGCTGTTGGAGATGGTCAAGCACCACCACCTGCACTGGGACGCACGACCCGACGACCGCTTGTTCTGGTTCACGACCACGGGCTGGATGATGTGGAACTTCCTCGTCAGCGCGCTGCTGACCGAGGCGTCGATCGTCCTGTACGACGGCAACCCCGCGACCCCTTCCCTCGACCGGCTGTGGGACCTGGCCGTGGAGACCGGGATGACCAGCTTCGGCACCAGTCCCGCGTTCCTCGCCGCGTGCCAGAAGGCCGGCATCGAGCCGGCCGAAGGTCGCGACCTGTCGCGCCTGCGGTCGATCGGAGCATCCGGCTCGCCGCTTGCGCCCGAGTCCTACAGCTGGGTCTACGAGCACGTCGGCAAGCGGATCTGGCTCTTCTCGACCAGCGGCGGCACCGACGTGACGAGTGCACTGCTCGCGGGCGTCCCGACCCTGCCGGTGTACCGAGGTGAGCTGCAGGCACGAGCACTCGGCGTGAAGGTCGAGGCCTGGGACGATGCGGGTCGATCCGTCATCGGAGAGGTCGGTGAGCTCGTCGTCACCGAGCCGATGCCGTCGATGCCCGTCTCCTTGTGGGGCGACCCGGACGGTGCGCGCCTGCGTGCGACGTACTTCGAGTACTTCGCCGGCGTGTGGCGCCATGGTGACTGGATCACCATCACGGAGCGGGGGACGGCCATCATCACGGGACGCAGCGACTCCACGATCAACCGCGGCGGCGTGCGGATGGGCACCAGTGAGGTCTATCGAGCGGTGCTCTCCGAGTACGACGTGCTCGATGCCCTCGTCGTGGACCTCCCGCGAGCCGGCGCCGAGAACCACATGCGGCTGTTCGTGGTGCTGCGTCCGGGCGCGACGCTGGACGCCGAGCTCACGCGTCGGATCCGCCACCGGATCCGCGAGGACTGCTCGCCGCGTCATGTCCCGGACGTGGTCCAGGAGGTGAGGGAGATCCCGCGCACGCTCAGCGGGAAGGTCCTCGAGGTCCCCGTGAAGCGCATCTTGATGGGCGAGCCGATCGAACGGGCGGCCAGCCGGGACAGCCTCGCCAACCCGGCTGCCCTGGACGAGTTCGTCGCCATGGCACCCGCGCCGTGA
- a CDS encoding LysR family transcriptional regulator, whose product MDLRQLSYVVLLSEERNFTRAAARANVAQPALSRQIQKLERELGVSLVDRTTRRVALTDDGLVLVGHARRVLAELDAIRVSMDSSAAVLRGRATLGVTPTPGPVDVPRLLAAFNERHPQVELAVREDLSARLTDQLRADEIDLAFVSAVGAPQRRGLELTRVAEDPLLLVVSPTHHLARATSVRMSELRDESFIMFRAPSTIRTMIVQACEAAGFVPRDQFETSDPWQAMRLADAGLGIAFLPQHDIEQRQQSVASVRLQDPSMRYEVFLARREARQLSPAAAQLMREALDSLTFEGPLRRPTP is encoded by the coding sequence ATGGATCTTCGGCAGCTCTCGTATGTGGTCCTGCTCTCCGAGGAACGCAACTTCACCCGCGCCGCGGCCCGAGCGAACGTGGCGCAACCTGCTCTCTCCCGCCAGATCCAGAAGCTCGAACGCGAGCTGGGGGTCAGCCTGGTGGACCGGACGACGCGCAGGGTGGCGCTGACCGACGACGGACTCGTCCTGGTCGGGCATGCACGTCGGGTGCTGGCCGAGCTCGACGCGATCAGGGTCTCGATGGACAGCTCGGCGGCTGTACTGAGAGGCCGCGCGACGCTCGGGGTCACCCCCACTCCGGGCCCCGTGGACGTGCCACGTCTCCTCGCGGCCTTCAACGAGCGTCACCCGCAGGTGGAGCTGGCCGTGCGCGAGGACCTGAGCGCCCGGCTGACCGATCAGCTGCGCGCCGACGAGATCGACCTGGCGTTCGTCTCCGCCGTGGGAGCACCGCAGCGACGGGGCCTGGAGCTGACCCGGGTCGCGGAGGACCCGCTCCTGTTGGTCGTCTCCCCCACCCATCACCTGGCACGAGCGACCAGTGTCCGGATGAGCGAGCTGCGGGATGAGTCGTTCATCATGTTCCGCGCTCCGTCGACCATCCGGACGATGATCGTGCAGGCCTGTGAGGCGGCCGGCTTCGTGCCGCGCGACCAGTTCGAGACCAGCGATCCGTGGCAGGCGATGAGACTGGCCGACGCCGGTCTCGGCATCGCATTCCTCCCGCAGCACGACATCGAGCAGCGACAGCAGAGCGTCGCCTCCGTGCGACTCCAGGACCCCTCGATGCGCTACGAGGTGTTCCTGGCACGTCGCGAGGCACGACAGCTCTCGCCCGCCGCAGCCCAGCTGATGCGGGAAGCCCTCGATTCGCTCACCTTCGAGGGTCCGCTCAGGCGACCCACTCCTTGA
- a CDS encoding LLM class F420-dependent oxidoreductase yields MRLSTMLAVADPRAAAEQVAAFEAAGLDMVWVGEGYGFDSPTLMGYLAARTSTVEIGSAILNVYSRSPTLLAQTAAGLDSVSGGRAVIGLGASGPQVVEGWHGLPFTRPVGRTKEVVEIMRAALRREPVEHDGSSFQLPLPGGIGKPLKLMSRPPRPTVPIYLAALGPRSVEGAASYADGWLPFLYSPEDAAQVWGDALAAGAAARSADLAPLEIVAGGVVAVGDDVKSVLDLVRPMFALYIGGMGGRDNNFYNDLVRRYGYEDEARRIQELYVDGKKQEAEAAVPLELLERVNLVGPASYVRERIEAFRESGVTNLQVTPVGDDATELVGRLKEWVA; encoded by the coding sequence GTGAGGCTGTCGACCATGCTGGCGGTCGCCGATCCGCGGGCGGCCGCCGAGCAGGTCGCTGCCTTCGAGGCGGCCGGGCTCGACATGGTGTGGGTCGGGGAGGGCTACGGCTTCGACTCCCCGACCCTGATGGGCTACCTCGCAGCGCGCACCTCGACCGTCGAGATCGGGTCGGCGATCCTCAATGTCTACTCCCGATCGCCGACCCTGCTCGCCCAGACCGCAGCGGGCCTCGACAGCGTCTCCGGCGGCCGCGCCGTCATCGGCCTGGGTGCCTCCGGACCGCAGGTCGTCGAGGGCTGGCACGGCCTGCCCTTCACCCGGCCGGTCGGTCGGACCAAGGAGGTCGTGGAGATCATGCGGGCCGCCCTGCGCCGTGAGCCGGTGGAGCACGACGGATCGTCTTTCCAGCTGCCGCTCCCCGGAGGCATCGGGAAGCCGCTCAAGCTGATGAGCAGGCCGCCGCGTCCCACGGTCCCGATCTACCTCGCCGCCTTGGGCCCGAGGTCGGTCGAGGGCGCCGCGTCGTACGCCGACGGCTGGCTGCCGTTCCTCTACTCGCCCGAGGACGCCGCTCAGGTATGGGGCGATGCGCTCGCCGCCGGCGCAGCAGCGCGCTCGGCGGATCTCGCGCCGCTGGAGATCGTCGCCGGTGGCGTGGTGGCCGTCGGAGACGACGTGAAGAGCGTCCTCGACCTGGTCCGTCCGATGTTCGCGCTCTACATCGGCGGCATGGGCGGTCGTGACAACAACTTCTACAACGACCTCGTCCGTCGGTACGGCTACGAGGACGAGGCCCGGCGGATCCAGGAGCTCTACGTCGATGGCAAGAAGCAGGAGGCCGAGGCCGCCGTACCGCTCGAGCTGCTGGAACGGGTCAACCTCGTCGGGCCGGCGTCGTACGTCAGGGAACGGATCGAGGCCTTCCGCGAGTCGGGCGTGACCAACCTCCAGGTGACCCCGGTCGGTGACGACGCCACCGAGCTGGTCGGTCGCCTCAAGGAGTGGGTCGCCTGA